Proteins encoded in a region of the Patagioenas fasciata isolate bPatFas1 chromosome 21, bPatFas1.hap1, whole genome shotgun sequence genome:
- the PPP1R15B gene encoding protein phosphatase 1 regulatory subunit 15B isoform X2 — protein MEPSGRERTGPGPGWTRLGLTAAWPKLAGPSAAPAGAAPQGSPPFSWLRLMSQLLSPLPALLQRLLPGPALSGALGPATRPLLLLEPPASDWPEKTVPWAEEPLGSSREGGAEPPAELWGAGLVSVCGPRGDPRVPGPEWGRVWSSGKSHLPQPLRAELPAQPWPGRPGALPEVEFLRNKRLAFLQRWCSASGGLAVPEPDHGYHSLEEEQQHRGLCQQKLGQREQPCDAGELKRPEEPSDVRRQHGGGTLEQVTFLEKVTEYYISSEEDRKGPWEELARDGCRFQRRIQETEEAIGYCFTAEHRQRVLSRLRGTHSQSAGLF, from the exons ATGGAGCCGAGCGGCCGGGAACGCACCGGCCCCGGGCCGGGCTGGACCCGCCTGGGCCTCACCGCGGCCTGGCCTAAGCTGGCCGGGCCCAGCGCCGCCCCCGCCGGCGCCGCGCCGCAGGGCAGCCCGCCCTTCTCCTGGCTGCGGCTGATGTCGCAGCTCCTGTCCCCACTGCCCGCGCTGCTGCAGCGGTTGCTGCCCGGCCCGGCGCTGAGCGGAGCCCTCGGCCCCGCCACgcggccgctgctgctgctggagccgcccGCCTCGGACTGGCCCGAGAAGACGGTGCCGTGGGCGGAGGAGCCCCTGGGGAGCAGCCGGGAGGGCGGCGCGGAGCCCCCGGCGGAGCTGTGGGGAGCCGGGCTGGTGTCCGTGTGCGGGCCGCGGGGGGACCCGCGTGTGCCGGGCCCGGAGTGGGGCCGGGTCTGGAGCTCGGGCAAGAGCCACCTGCCCCAGCCCCTGCGGGCCGAGCTCCCCGCGCAGCCCTGGCCGGGCCGCCCCGGCGCTTTGCCCGAGGTTGAGTTTCTCCGCAACAAGCGCTTGGCGTTTCTCCAGCGATGGTGTTCGGCGAGCGGCGGCCTGGCCGTGCCGGAACCGGACCACGGGTACCACAGCctggaggaggagcagcagcacaggggcCTTTGTCAGCAGAAGCTGGGACAGCGGGAGCAACCGTGTGATGCCGGGGAGCTGAAACGGCCCGAGGAGCCGAGCGATGTGAGGAGACAACATGGAGGTGGCACCTTGGAGCag GTAACCTTCCTAGAAAAAGTGACCGAGTATTACATAAGCAGTGAGGAGGATCGTAAAGGGccctgggaagagctggcgcgGGACGGGTGCAGGTTCCAGAGGCGGATCCAGGAGACAGAGGAAGCCATAGGATACTGCTTCACCGCGGAGCACAGGCAGAGGGTGCTCAGCAGGCTCCGAGGAACCCACTCCCAGAGCGCTGGGCTCTTCTAG
- the PPP1R15B gene encoding protein phosphatase 1 regulatory subunit 15B isoform X1: MEPSGRERTGPGPGWTRLGLTAAWPKLAGPSAAPAGAAPQGSPPFSWLRLMSQLLSPLPALLQRLLPGPALSGALGPATRPLLLLEPPASDWPEKTVPWAEEPLGSSREGGAEPPAELWGAGLVSVCGPRGDPRVPGPEWGRVWSSGKSHLPQPLRAELPAQPWPGRPGALPEVEFLRNKRLAFLQRWCSASGGLAVPEPDHGYHSLEEEQQHRGLCQQKLGQREQPCDAGELKRPEEPSDVRRQHGGGTLEQVGTRGSTEKGTLEGGALTDEDDEDSETEQNFPVSARPACANKLIDYIIGGVSSGEESADDEEDWDDDDDGFDSEELPSDSDAGSQDGERLHLWNSFYSLDPYNPQNFTAAIQTSLSDPGRDMSDGEEEEDSSWAEETSGSADPSSEEEDEWDCSSVDEAENLKLWNSFCTSDDPYNPLNFTAAFQTAEKKGTPGLKGAERPSVVLSERNHVTVCRVQLENQNCGVADSTQPAVLSGENCRSTKRKKVTFLEKVTEYYISSEEDRKGPWEELARDGCRFQRRIQETEEAIGYCFTAEHRQRVLSRLRGTHSQSAGLF; the protein is encoded by the exons ATGGAGCCGAGCGGCCGGGAACGCACCGGCCCCGGGCCGGGCTGGACCCGCCTGGGCCTCACCGCGGCCTGGCCTAAGCTGGCCGGGCCCAGCGCCGCCCCCGCCGGCGCCGCGCCGCAGGGCAGCCCGCCCTTCTCCTGGCTGCGGCTGATGTCGCAGCTCCTGTCCCCACTGCCCGCGCTGCTGCAGCGGTTGCTGCCCGGCCCGGCGCTGAGCGGAGCCCTCGGCCCCGCCACgcggccgctgctgctgctggagccgcccGCCTCGGACTGGCCCGAGAAGACGGTGCCGTGGGCGGAGGAGCCCCTGGGGAGCAGCCGGGAGGGCGGCGCGGAGCCCCCGGCGGAGCTGTGGGGAGCCGGGCTGGTGTCCGTGTGCGGGCCGCGGGGGGACCCGCGTGTGCCGGGCCCGGAGTGGGGCCGGGTCTGGAGCTCGGGCAAGAGCCACCTGCCCCAGCCCCTGCGGGCCGAGCTCCCCGCGCAGCCCTGGCCGGGCCGCCCCGGCGCTTTGCCCGAGGTTGAGTTTCTCCGCAACAAGCGCTTGGCGTTTCTCCAGCGATGGTGTTCGGCGAGCGGCGGCCTGGCCGTGCCGGAACCGGACCACGGGTACCACAGCctggaggaggagcagcagcacaggggcCTTTGTCAGCAGAAGCTGGGACAGCGGGAGCAACCGTGTGATGCCGGGGAGCTGAAACGGCCCGAGGAGCCGAGCGATGTGAGGAGACAACATGGAGGTGGCACCTTGGAGCaggtggggacaaggggttcaaCTGAGAAGGGGACACTCGAGGGGGGTGCCCTGACTGACGAGGATGACGAGGACTCTGAAACAGAGCAAAACTTCCCAGTTTCAGCCAGACCTGCCTGTGCAAATAAATTAATAGACTATATCATAGGGGGAGTTTCCAGTGGGGAAGAGAGTGCAGATGACGAGGAAGACTGGGATGACGATGACGATGGGTTTGATAGCGAAGAGCTCCCCTCGGATTCAGATGCTGGGAGCCAGGACGGGGAAAGGCTTCACCTCTGGAATTCCTTCTACAGTTTGGATCCATACAACCCTCAGAATTTCACAGCAGCCATTCAGACATCTCTCAGCGATCCGGGAAGGGACATGtcggatggggaggaggaggaagattctTCATGGGCAGAGGAGACCTCAGGCTCTGCTGACCCGAGTTCTGAAGAGGAGGATGAGTGGGACTGTAGTAGTGTGGATGAGGCAGAAAACTTGAAACTTTGGAACTCATTCTGTACTTCAGATGATCCATATAATCCTTTAAACTTCACGGCAGCCTttcaaacagcagagaaaaaaggGACGCCTGGTTTAAAAGGAGCAGAGAGGCCGAGTGTGGTCCTTTCTGAGCGTAATCACGTAACTGTCTGTCGGGTGCAGCTGGAGAATCAGAACTGTGGGGTCGCTGACTCTACGCAGCCTGCTGTTCTTTCTGGGGAGAATTGTAGGAGTACCAAGCGGAAAAAG GTAACCTTCCTAGAAAAAGTGACCGAGTATTACATAAGCAGTGAGGAGGATCGTAAAGGGccctgggaagagctggcgcgGGACGGGTGCAGGTTCCAGAGGCGGATCCAGGAGACAGAGGAAGCCATAGGATACTGCTTCACCGCGGAGCACAGGCAGAGGGTGCTCAGCAGGCTCCGAGGAACCCACTCCCAGAGCGCTGGGCTCTTCTAG